DNA from Quercus lobata isolate SW786 chromosome 1, ValleyOak3.0 Primary Assembly, whole genome shotgun sequence:
AAAAGATCGCAGTAAAACCAtgtgagaggggggggggggggggatagtCAAGAAGATAAATACAATCCAATTAAAAGTTTCTGGTGCGCAAATAAATACtagtaaaatttaaatacaattcCTTAAGTGCAATGCATTAAGTTTTTCAATTGAATtcaaccacttgatcaattaattatttttgaaagaatAACATTATTCTTATCTTATTgatcaacacaacaaaaatgtttgttttattgAGAACCTAATGCTCATTGTACTGTACTTAAGttctaactatatatatatatatatgtctataCGATCTGAAAGGAATATGCAGATGGTAGAACATTTTATCTTCCATAGTTATTCcaaatgaaaaagattttgTTACCTCTTCCTTGTTTGTTCCCCGCAAAACACCACTTCCAGCGCTAGCAAAGTTTATTCCATTGTGTGGATAACTCTTTCTACTTCCCTTCATAACCGCAATCTTTGCCTCGAGGTATGGTATCTGGAAATCAATACCGATAAACTGGGCTGTCACATTCACACACCAAGAAAGGAAATAATAAATTAGTCAAACAAGAATAATCAAAATTAGTTTGGCAATTGAGAATTTCTAGAGTTCTTAAAATGGACAAGGCTTAGGTTCAATGTTTACTGAATCCGTTGAGATGTGGACATGTAACAAGTGTTTGACATGTCTTGCATCTCAACTAGTCCAATGCACAAAAACATTATACCCAAGCTAGTTCCTCTTAGGAAAACTCTATGTCCAAGATAAAACTACTAATATcttattcattcattcattcaggAATAAGTagattaaattttatcatatcatcaatatttaaataaaggtTGATTATTACCAAATTGCTATCTATTTAAATTATAGATGATGTAAATTCCAATCAACTCATCTTGAAATAGATGGATTTTTGTAATTTCAGTGTAGAGTAATTCTAAGAACCCCAGAGGATCTTAATCCAAGTTTGGTGCAACTAAATTAAGAAGCTAGCCACTTACAAATGAAGTCAACAACTGTTCTGCCATTAGTGAACCTTCCAGTGGGGTGGTGGAAGAAACTTGAGCTGTAAGGAGGGAAATCTGCCTGGGCGGTGCAATTTTTGATGAAGTGGTTGTTCCCGGCATCAAAGATGGAATCTCCAAAGCTGAAGATTGCCGGAATATTGTATGGAGAAACTGAAACGCATAATGTACTAGTAAGGACGAGAAGTATGAGGAAAAGATTTTCCATGTAAAATAAAGTCAGCCTGATCAAAGTGACATAGAGACCAAGAGAAATTTAAGGGGTTTAAGGAGAACAATTTCAAGAAAAGTTGACACGTTcggtaaaaaggaaaaagacagGACAAAATAAAACAGAATGCACGAGCATAGTGCATGGAATAGCCGTTTTACATTGCTCACTTTTTATGAATATATGTGCCAGAAACAGTTCAACTGTCTTTATTATTGCCAtggaaagatatatatatatatatatatatatatattttttttaataaacaataatacttattagaatatatacaaaaataataatagtattttaatacattacataaccagagtacaactacaaaaagaTCTAATCTTTGTAGTTGTATACTGGGATTATAAACAGCGAACACTAGATACACACAACTAACGTAAGATAAACATCCCTATTTGGAAAGATCTTTAATTTGCATATTTTGGTTGGGTTATTTATATACAGGAATAGTTAGGAAACACCTTTAAACTTCAGTCAGATTGAAATTGAACATCAAGTTCCATTTAGTTTGCattaaaatacaagtaaactaATGCTATGAAAGTAGTAATTTAACTCCTCATGTGATAAAGGAAAATCTTGTATTTTAATATGAGAGAGATATGAAAATGGAAAGAGAAATGGCTTTTCTCTTTTCTGTAGTTCATGACACGTATTGTTTGGATAAGGGGGAAGAGAATTAGTTTGGTAAATTTCAGTTTTTGGCTACACTATTTGATAGATTATGGATTGGAAGGAGAGACACTCATTATAGGTGGTTCATTATATCTCAATTTGAGTTAGtttggtaaaaaattttattgatgtaAGATTTTACCTCTGCAATTACATCTAggttttcttcttaaaaaaaaaatctaggtttgagtttgaatttaaatgaTCTGTGGTTTAACATTATATcctatatattataatatgagtttcattgaatgcatatttactttatttatatcatgacaaatttttattaaaaaattacatttgttactatttttgcagatgcagttttttttttaaagaatatttttgCAGATTCAATAGAATCTAAAGCACTCATTAAGTtgttattgaaattttaataaccTTATTAACATTGAATTACCATAGGAACTATTAGAGTGAGAGGTCCAACACTGTTTAAGATGCAATTATACATTTGATGAATTAAGATCTTCTAAAATTTATAGGTAACTCCATCATAAGATTCCTAAAATCTTATATGTACATCTTGAAATAAGTGGAATGAATTTTATCacattattaataatttaaatcaaTACTAAATTAGTAAtgattaataattttgaaaaatactaaaaatattagtataaattatttataaactaACGTGATAATACTTACTCATTTTTTAATGGAAAGGTAAAATCTATTTTGATCATattcacaaattaaaaaaaaaaaaaagttgaaatcacGTTTGACAATACGTTACCGTTTCATAAACCTGAAAGACAGCAATACCTCGGACAAAAACAAACGCGGCGTTTCATGCTCATCCCTCTCTTTCAGTCAGTCTCACACAGTCACATGACTCACATTGTTTTCTTTGTGCTTAGTTCGCATTTTcacagagagaaagaaagatgagCAACAACCAAGCAAAAGAAGCAGAAGATCCAATGGGCAAAGCCACAATCGCAGTAGAAGATCTTTACCACATTCAAGACACGTATTTTCCCACAAACCCAGATGAAAAAATCTCCAAACTGCAAAAAGAATCCGATCTCGCTCTCAATCTCCTCGATTCCGTTCCTCAAGGTgcaatttttctctattttccagCACACCCATTTCGATTCCTTGCTTATTTTCTATGTTACAACATGTTTACTGTATTATAACCTGTTTGGTAGCTGAGAAAATTGAGGATAAATGGGGTGGAAGGAATGTTGTAACTGTGCAAATGCTGctgttttgttttgagaattgGAAAACATAGACAACTAGTGGTATAAAAGACTTATTGGGTGGCAAgaatgcttttgtttttgtttttgttttgttttattattttttttcttttggggttcTGTGTTCCCAGACTAAGCAAAGATATTTGAGGAATAATTTAAACTGAAGGTAGACAACTAGTTGGATAAAACACTAATGAGGTTGCAAGGTTCCTCTGAATTTAGTTTCCTTCATTCATAGACCAAACTAGGCTATTTGTTAGCTATTTAAGTTTTTATCTTGGGGTTTATGTTATTGAGTTTGGTGTGGAATGCTAGGCTTGATTGATTACAATTGTGTAGTGATTAGGATGAAACTGGAACTGGGTTAAGGAGAGATTGATGGTGAAAAATTGAGATAAACCCATCTTTTCCAGatttgggaaaaataaaatgaacgaTAGAATCGCTAAAACATAGGAGTATATGTTTTTCCTTTGACTTGCTTGTTTGCACATTGTGTACTGTTGATGATTTTATTTCATTCTTGTTAACTTGGTATTAAATGAATATATTCACATGTATACATTCTACAATTAATTTGATCCTTGCTTTCTTTGGGAAGTTTGAGTTTGGCCAGGAGCCTTTCAGTGCAACTGGTTAACACTTCCTAGTGTTTCCAATGGAAACATCCAGAGTTCAAATTCCCCCTCccccaattatcaaattatatttgGGAAGTTTGAGTTTGGCATTGACTATTTGAACCGCCAACCTGTTTTGAAGTGGGTTTCTTAAATGTGTGCAAACTTGTACGAACTATTTGCAAGCATTCAATGCAGATATATCTCACTATCCATAATAATGAACAAGGGTGGCTAAGGAAGCAGTGTTAGTTGAAGGACTTTCTTAAACTAATTCATAAATGTTAATTACTTTTTACTTACTCAATTATCCTTTTTGTGGATCATTTTGGCCTTTTGGGGTCAGAATAAGACATAGAAACTCATAAAGGAATTGAACTAGGTTGAAAATATAGATTTTCTGTTGGCCTCCCACTACATATAAGGAACATTTGAATTTTCCAATGCTTATTTGCACTGTTTATTAGATGCTAAACAATGGTTTCCACTGGTGAAAGAtcaatgtgaaaaaaaattaactaaattgACATTGGTTTCCAATGAGTCCTAGCTCAAGAAGcactttcttttcccataaGAATGGATGGAGGGTGAGGGTGCACGGGTaacttactttttcaaaaaaaaaaaaaaaaactaaattgtaCAAAATCTAAAGGTGATGTTGTGGATTTAAAGTCCCACCCACTCCTGTAACTTACCATTAAACAAAGGCAAACaaattttgaaacactttaCATGGTTATTATAGGACTGTATGCTTTTTTATATGATTGAACTGTATacaaatttcatttatttatgtttatgaaTATGATATCGTAAATTATGCTCAATATACATTTTAAGTGCTTCAGTATTAATTGAAGTTGCTTTCATATTGATGGAAGCATATGTAATTCTCTTTTTTATCATCTTGATGTGGATTAGCACAATGCTTGATACTCATGTTTTTGTCACCAGTTTATatcattttaataaattgatTGAAGCATTTGCTCGAAAACCTAGGCACCCTGATAGATCATATTTAACCTAGGGAAATTGTGAAAGATCTTTTGATGAATTGTTTATTTCTATTCGGTTATAGACATAGTGATAATGATTTTTTGGCAGCTTCCATTTGAAATTTGTTGGGGAATTTCTAATTTAATGTCTAGTGTATTAAGAGACAAAACTACCAGTACAATTCAGTAGTTCTATTAAGATGTATGGTGATCCAATTTTGTATGAATTTAAGgtaattttttacatttaactTGAGGAATTTTGCTTGATGTTGTCTTGCTATGGTGACTGGTATATAAATTTTTGGCTGTATGGAGATAAGTGAACCAAATAATTGCATTTCAAATATATGGTAACCAGATAggtgtttgtaattttgtatgtGGTTAATTTCTAAATGATTATATGCAGTACATCCATACATGGGATGGCACTCTACATTGCTTGTGCCTATGATACAGCTGACTATAGTTTGGTGATTGCTTAAATGATTGTCaatgttattagttattactattactattactaGTACTAGTACTggtattattagtattatttttaccACAATTATTTTGGCTGGGGGAAGTCAGGCTCACCCCAATAGGGATGAGCTGGAGGCACCACTAGGCCAAGAggccttttttaatttttattatttgctaaCATCTGTATTTGTCTCATTTAGTTCTATGTGAAATTTTATGTGTCCTTGGGCAGAACAAAGAAAATCACCCTTGCAGCGTGCAACATATGAATATCTGAGAGGAAAGATATTGGATGTATTTCCAGACTATCGGAAGGAAGCAGAGGATCATCTCTCGAAAGCTGTAAGTGAGAAGAAACTGTTAGTTCAACAGTGCcatgtcttgtagtgctccagttgaGTTCTTTTTCAAATCTGGCTGTTCCATGTTCCAGGTTAAGTTGAATCCATCACTTGCAGATGCTTGGCTGTGTTTAGGCAACTGCATTTGGAAGAAGGGAGATCTATCTTCAGCAAAGAACTGCTTCACTCTTGCATTAAGCAAGGTTATTGCTGATATTGGATTTCTGTTGATCTTACCAACAGACCTTCCTTTGTgtttcatatcattttttttactgataagtttttgttttcatatcTGTTACTAAAAGATGGTCATAAATGTCTCATTCAGGgtcctaataaaaaaatactttgtCAGTTGTCCATGCTTGAAAGAAGAATGGCTCAAGGCAAGACTTTTTTTCCTGTTTCTGAAACCACTTTATGCTGTAGTCAGCTTTTCCTTGGTTCTTTGGTGCTTGTGGAAATAAATAAGAAGCCAAGAATGTTTAGCTTGAACTTATGGCTTTCTGGGGCTTTATGTCTGGCTAAAGGGGCatgataaccaaaaaaataggaaagaaaaagagaactgTTAATGGGATAAATTTGATagaaatttctattttttaagtgTACAAGTCAGAAGAGAAaccttatttttataattaccCCTTTTGTAGGAACTGAGAATGAGGCAGAACTTGTCGAGGAAAGCATTCAACATGCTAAGGAAGCTATTACTTTGGATGTCAAGGATGGGAATTCTTGGTGTAAGAATTTTTTAATGCTACCATTATCATAATATAACGACTTTGTATAAATGTGATATGCATGTGACACATTGCAATACACATGACAATGCGGTATTGACTTAAAACATATAATTTACTTGTGATTTTTGGTCATCTTTGATCTGGCTAGCTTCATTGTAATATACCTGGCAAATTGCTCATCATGTGTCTCTTTCTGCATTAAGCTGCCGTTATTATTTTCTAGTTACTTAGTTTTCTTGAAAATCTGACAGAATGCTTATTCATTCCATCTGCTTCTTTTTCTATATCCTGTAATATGGTTAATTTTATTGATAGACAACCTTGGAAATGCTTGCCTTACAAGCTTCTTTGTGACTGGAGCTTGGGATCACAGCAAACTTCGGCAGTCTTCAAAAGCATACCAAAATGCTGTAAGTCTGCAGCGTAAGAACTTTCCCTAGGAATTTTCTGGTTCAAGATGATTTTCTCATGATAATGGTTTGCCAAGCATGTTGAATTTTCTCTCATATTCTATTATATAAAGGGTTTGTTGTCATTTCTTATATTATATCAGGAGAAAGATGATAGAATGAAGTCCAATCCAGATCTCTATTTTAACTGTGCTACTGTAAgtttcaattctctctctctctctctctctctctctctctctctctgtgtattCTGATTCATGTTGGTGAGGACTTCATGTGACCGAGAATCCATAGCTGACCCCAACTTTTGGGAATAagactttgttgttgttgtttgtgaGGACTTAATGTCCTTTTTGTATTCAGAGTTCATGCTCTTTTATGCCCCATTACTTTCTCTATCAACATGAAGAGCATAAATATGTTGTTGCTGGCTATTCACTGTTCAATCACTCATATGTTCTGTACATATATGGTGGAACTTCTGTTTttaggtaaacaaatatctagAGAACTATGAGAGGGCCCTTAGTGGATTTGAAGCTGCTGCTTTAAAGGATCCTGGTCTCAACGCTACAGAGGAGGTTCAAAAGGTGGTTAATCTTCTTGACAAGTTGGAGAATATGTTGAGGGTAATTCATCTCCCTAGTGGGTCTTtcgtcttttttatttatttattaagtctGCACACCCatgattttatctttttttagtCAAGAAGATTTTGAAgtctatattgttatttttaacatTGTTGTCATTCTGAAGTCATTATA
Protein-coding regions in this window:
- the LOC115974278 gene encoding tetratricopeptide repeat protein 5-like codes for the protein MSNNQAKEAEDPMGKATIAVEDLYHIQDTYFPTNPDEKISKLQKESDLALNLLDSVPQEQRKSPLQRATYEYLRGKILDVFPDYRKEAEDHLSKAVKLNPSLADAWLCLGNCIWKKGDLSSAKNCFTLALSKGPNKKILCQLSMLERRMAQGTENEAELVEESIQHAKEAITLDVKDGNSWYNLGNACLTSFFVTGAWDHSKLRQSSKAYQNAEKDDRMKSNPDLYFNCATVNKYLENYERALSGFEAAALKDPGLNATEEVQKVVNLLDKLENMLRGHARSKRLASLSSSLAAVNLNSSYKRATIDLLLGGLNKAVAVVGKVLFFIKHDNVAPLYYLLCDPNQICFILSVYGIHSDTIKEGDQLTLLEPYFRHFDFSWKEKHYQFKSIRIDFLEQVLVNGKALSSRQAVRTSIYAQHKP